In candidate division KSB1 bacterium, the DNA window CAACAAGAATATCATTTTGAAGACAGATCAAATAAGTGTTTTCTTTATGGAATTTATCTACAAAAGCTTTTTTGGAGTTCCTTTTATTTTGAGGGATTTCTTCAACAAATGTTTTGTAATTTAGTTTATGAATCTGTTCAAACTCCCATTCTTCTTTTGCAACCTTATATGTCAGAGATTGGCTTGTAGGCATTGTTGTTTACTGATCTAAAGAGGGTATGTGTTCTTTAGAGATTATTATTTCTTATGAAGTAAGCGAACTAAATCACGTATGCTGTTCCTGTGTGCAATTAAAATGATTAGAATCAGTGCGGTAATTCCCAACTCATTGATGAGTGTTGGATCAAAAGTGAGATAGACAATAGGAGTAAGAACAATTATGATAAGACCGCTCAAAGTATATTTCCTGAAGATAAAATATACGATACCAAAAAGCACTAGTAAAACAATAAGGAGCTGGTAGTTAAAAACCAATATCGCTCCGGCAGCTGTTGCAATTCCTTTTCCTCCGGAGAATTTTAGTTGAATCGGCCAATTGTGACCTGCGACAACAGCCAGTATTACTAATATAACCGCTATTTCAGTAAGTTCAAAATAGAAAGCTGCCCATACAACAATGGCTCCTTTAGCGGCGTCGCCTAGTAAAGTAATAATAAAACCAATTTTACCATATTTTCTACCTACATTAGTAGCCCCGGTAGCATGGCTGCCGTGGTTCCTTATATCATCTGCATTTAACAGACGAACCAGGTAATAACCGGTCGAAAAACAGCCAAGGAGGTAGCTTAGAAAGATGAATATGATCTCTTTGCTCATAAAGAAATTTTGTGTTTCCAAAACGATGTTTTAATAAGATCTTATAAATGGTTCACATAATTTCTATCTGCTTAATACCCGGCCAGACATGACATCCGTAAATTCTCCATCCAAAATAGCAGCCTGGCCATTGACAAAAACATGAACCATCCCTTCAGAAAGGTGGTAGGGTTCGGTGAACGTTGCACGATCGCGAAGCTTATCGAGATCGAAAATGACCAGGTCTGCATAAGCGCCTTGCCGTATTACACCCCGGTTCCAAAGCCGGAATACCTGGGCCGGCAAGCTCGTCATACTCCGGATCGCAGCAGGCAGTTCAAGGACATTTTCCTCCAAAACATATTTATGGATCTTGCGCGGGAAAGTGCCAAAAGCGCGTGGATGGGGAACGCCCTCGCCCCATTTAGGATAAGCGCCATCTGAAGAGGTCATGGTCCAGGATTGGACCATGAAGGTTTTTACGTCATCTTCATTCATATTAAAGGAAATGATGGATGGTCCGCCTTTGCGAAACATTTTGATGGATGCCTCGACCGGATTCATTTGCCAATCGTCTGCTACTTCCGCCAGTGTTCGACCTTCGATGGCAGGATCCGGTTGAAACCGTCGGAATAAGATACGATCGGCGCCACCACGCCGAGCTAAATTCTCCATCATTTCAGTGATGATTTTGGCCATAGTTGCCGGGTTTTCGAAACGGGCGATGAGCGAATCTCGTCCGCCGGCCTGTGCCCAGCGGGGCAGGAGCGCTGCGCCAAGCCCGGTAGAAGATGCAATATAAGGGTATTGATCCGCATAGATTTCCAAGTCTTGCTTACGAGCTCGGTCAATACGGCGTACTACAGCCATGGAATAACCCCAAACCGGCGGTCCCAATACCTTAATATGAGTCACGATTCCCGGGAGGCTGGCTTCCCGGGCTATTTGAATTACTTCATCCACGGCCGCTACAACGCCGATAGTATAATTAGATTCATCTCGGATATGACTGGTATAAACGCCGCCGTACTCCGATGCAATCTTGGCCAGTTCTACTAATTCCCGGGTATCCGAATAGCTTCCCGGTGCATAAAAAGGGCCGCTGGATAGTCCGAACGCTCCGGCTTTCATCCCTTTTCGTACAAGGTCTCTCATTTGCTCTAGCTCGGTTTCAGTAGGTAGCCGATCAACCATACCCATAACCTGGCGGCGGATCGAGCCGTGCGGAACCAGTTGAGCCGCATTGATTCCGAGTCCATGTTTCAGAAGGTCCCCTTTTTGCTTTTCAATATCTACGGGTCCACCGCCATCAGGATTTATGAAAACCGTGGTAATCCCCTGGGCAAGAAGCGGCTGGGCGTGACTGCGGTCTTCGGAAGTGAGTCCTCCAGAAGTGTGGGAATGGCTATCGATGAAACCCGGCGCTACATATAATCCGGAAGCATCGATCTCACGTTCTGCCTGAGCATCGTCCAGGTTTCCCAATGCAGCTATTCGATCTCCCTTGATCCCTATGTCCGTTCGAAACCAGGGATTGCCGGATCCATCTAATACCCTGCCGTTGCGGATAATCGTTCCATACTTTTCCTGGGGTAAGGCCTGCTCAGTTAAGGTAATCAGAAAAGTGATTAGGATGTATCGAAGCAATGATGGAAATGTGAAACACTGGACAATACTTGTTGAGGATTTAACCGGGTTTCTCATCTTTTCTCTTCTATTTTTGTTTATTCGTTTGAAAGACAAATTACCCAGGTTAGAAGATATCGCAGGTCCGGATTAAAAAATCAGATAAGCAAATGTAATTAGTGTCATTAACGGTACAATAAATAATGAATTCCACTTTGGTAGATTAAGAAATGGTTTATGGCCTATTGTTCTTAATCTCCTTTAAATTCAATTGTTTCACTTGAATCGTTTTTATTAATTTCTGATACCGTTTAATATCTTTTTCTAAAATGCCGGGAGGCGGTTCAATGTCTTTGAGCACTTGTTCGGCATTTTTCTTGTTTTTCATTTTCAAATATTCATCGGCCGCAGTCAATCTCAATTGAAAAGCTTTATTCGGCTGATTCGTTGCGTTATATCCATCAGCCAGATAGTTGATAAGCCGAGGTTCTATCTGAATAACTTCTTTTTTATTTTCAATGCTGCGATTATAGCGTGATGCTATAGAACGGGCATTTTCTAGCTGGAAAATGGCAGATGCTGGAGTGCGGCTATTGCCCCATATTTTTAGATTCGTGTAGATAACACCTAGAGCCGAATGGTATTTGTAAATTTTTAATAAATCAGAATCTCTGTAAGCTGCCCCTTTTCCTTCAAATAAAAGAGACCCATATTCTTCTATCATGTTTTTCAGATCATCCAAATTGTCGTTTGCTATATACAAATCTGCACAGCGTAGAAAAGCATCCGGATCTAAGTCATCATATCTGAATACACCTGACAAAAGATAATAATCTTTAGCCAATCTCGGATTTTTATTTTGTTGATACCATTTTCCTATCGATTTACTTAACATCCGAAAGGCTTCAAAACGCCAGATTCCCCTGGGAGCTTCCTGCCATGTTTTACCCTTTTGCCACCAATTAAAATCATAAGGCTCATGTTTTGCAGTATCATGTAGCACAAATAGCTCTTCAATCCCCGCACTAATTGCTTGATCACCAAAGATTGTTTTCAGGATTTTTCCAGTATCTGAAGCCTTGAAATTTTGCGGATCATAAAACTGTTTACTAAGACTAACCGCTAAGATAGTGAGTAATTCTATTTTATCATCTTTCTTCCATCCATTAGAGAGTAGAGCGTCCAGCACAAATTCCTGCGCTTGAAGAATCCTTCCATCTTTCATACTTTGCCACAAGTGTGGAAATATCTCAGGTGATTTAGCAGAAATATATGCTTTTACCAACTCTTCTTGGGCTTTGACGTCCCCGGGTTGCCCTTCAACAGCTATTTGATAATATTGAATTGCTTTGGACTTCTTCTCATTTTCCCGCAGAAAATCAGCATAATTATGTGCATAGAAGGATTTTCTGGAATCATCTGACTCAATAGCTAATTCATATGATTTACCAGCTTCATCCATCTTGCCTAACTGATTATATATTTGAGCAAGGTTATTTAAAGCTGATCCGGTATTCGGTTGAACATCCAGCAATTTTTTATAGAGATCTACAGCTTCTAAAAGAATAGATTTTTGATCTTGTTTTACTATTAAATGTTTTGCTTGCTGCTGTTTTGTAACTGCCATATAAAACAGGAAACTGGCTTGCCATTTAATATCGTTCATTTCAATTGCCGACTGATGTCCCTGGTTGAATGTCTCAAGAGCCATGTCATAATTTTGGCCCATAAGAGCTTTTTTGCCACTACTCACTGTACTTGCGAAATTCGTTGATTCTTGAAAAGAATGTGAGGGCACAGTGTATAAAAGCATTAATCCATAAAGGATAATGGATGTTTTCTTGATGGATGTGATAAATATCATAATAATACCTTAAAGTTAAGGATCAATGACGGTTGTTCCCATGGTACCAGGATTTAAATTTTTAAAATACTTTTCCATAAAAACAGTTAGGTCAATTAAATTATTCTCTTCTAATATTTCAGGTATTTTAACATCCCATTTGTCACTATTAACCGGCAGGAAGATAAATTTATTCACAGCACACATAATCATACCCTTCCACGGCCCAACTAGCTGCATCTTAATTATTCCGGGAAAGCGTACATTTTCATTTAATGCAAAGAACTCAACAGAAAGGATGGACTCTGGGCCTGCGTTCAGAGCTTCCCATTTTATAGGCACGATTAAACTCTGTCGAGCTGAATCAGATTGAATCGTATTAATTATGGGAATTGCCTTTAAGAACCCTTCATGAATCTTGATTTGAAATGCATCGCTTGCAATAAAAGATTCAAGTTTAATTTTAATATCCCGAATCAGGGTTTTCGGTTCATGAGATTTCGGGTCGTCCCAAACATCATATAATTGAATTTTAGGCAGGTTTGAAAATTCAATCGCATTTCCGTTGTTAATTGCTGAAAATTTCATCTGAATTGCCTGTCCGGCTTTGCCTGTCAATTTTATTCTTAAAGCTGAATGAGATTGAAGTGTACCTGTTGTATCAAATCCCGGTGTCCACCGCAGAAATCCAAATGGGTTTTCGCACAAAATCGCCATATGCATTTCAATGCTGTCGGAAACCATTTTTCGGGTTTTTGGTTCCATGTTTGTCAGGTATACTTCACCCGCTAATTCAAATTCTGTTTTAATAATGGGTGGTAAATTTTGCCCGTAACAGATGCCTGCGAGTAATACTGTTTTAAAGAAAATTAAAGCCCAAATTGTTGAAAACTTTTTTCGATATCCATGGGATTTATTCATTATTTACCTCCATAAACAAAAAGGAAATAGAGTTCTCGGTTGAAACAATGTATTGTTTATTGATTATTAGATTTTGGGAATCAACTTGACCAATTTGAACGGTTAAAGAATCCCCGGCGCTAAATTCATCTGAGTTCAAATAATAAGGATGAGAAATCAATTGTGAAATAAAATCCTCACGCCTGTTCGCAGGCACATTTATATCGATTAAATAGTGCTTCAATTCTTGAATGATAAATTGTCTGTTTTGTGAATCATTGAGGATTTGAAAATCCTCTTTTGCTATACCTGTATAAATCAACCCCCGCCGTAAATCTTGAATGGAATATGTCTTACCTTTATGTTTTATCCTAAGAAAATAGGTCTTATCAGGATTCCCGCCTTCTTTAGGAAGCTGTAATAGGAAACCATCTTGCGGACTCGGCACAAGACAAACAGCATGAAACTCTTTTCTTTCGAAATCAAAGGGGACGCGTAAATAAATATTTGACCATGGATTAAACTTTCTTTTAAACGACTCAAAGCCCCTGGGATAAGAAATAGAAAACTTCAGCTCAGGTTGGTGGAATCGTAAGAAAAATGGTTTTCCTTGAATACGATCAAAAGAAGTTACCCGCATAGTGTCAAGAAATGGATTTTGATTTTCGGTAACTGCGACAGTAAAGCTGGATTCTCCAGCTTCAGCGCCTTTGTAATCCAGGTAAATTGACGAGGTGGAAAAGAATAAGAAAATAATAATGATCAATGCGAAGATAAGATATTCAGTTGCAGAAGAACGCCCTAGAAGCTTGCGGGAAAAAGATATTTCGGCTTGATCTAAACCCCATTTAACCCAGGTCTGAACTAATTTCCAGAATCCCCAAAGAGTTATTGTACTGCCCAGCATTGTACTTTCTGTAAAATAAAACCTGAGGTGCCTTTGAAACCATACGGTAATGCCTATGACAAGCAATACTAGTAAAATTAGATTTATTCGATATCTAACAGGTTTGGTAGAAAGTTGGTTAGTTGACTCTTGCATTTTTCTTAGCCGTTTTCGGCCCTCATCTGAAAGAGTTTATGATCATTAATAGAAATAAGAAGGGGTTTATATTCAAAATTAATATACAAATTCTGAATTGTCAAGTGAAATTATTTTTATAATAAAATTGAATTTTAGTTGGATATGTTAATGTGAGTTATATAAAATCAAGTACACCACTTTTTGGTTTGCTAATAGTAGGATCAGATTCCACTTAGAAAAATCAAGTCAATTATGATGTTGTCTTTATTTCCAAAATTGCAGGTTGAATGAAGATGACGAACACCGATACAATTAATATGTGGACTTATATATTGAGATGGTTTTTTCGGAAGCTCAAATATCTATTCATTTTTTTAATATTTCCGTTTAATCCTGTTTTTGCAGGAACCAAATCTCTTACCCCTCTTCGCATAACTGGAAAAATGATAAAAATTGATGGCAAACTAGATGAGCCAGTATGGCAGCAAGCTGTTCCAATAGAATCCTGGTACCGTCAAACTCCAAACGAAGGTGCCGAACCATCACAAAAAACGATCATGCGGTTGGTTTATGATAATGAGTATATTTATCTTTCGGCGCAAGTATACGAGTCAAATATTTCAGAAATCCTAGCACGTACTTTGGAAAGGGATTCCTATTCTCCGGGCCAGGATGCAATCTGCATCCTTTTGGATACTTACAATGACGATCGCACAGCTTACGGATTTATCGTGACTCCTGCAGGAGTTCGTACTGATGTAACCGTTGCTAATGATGGCGAGGGATTTGGCCGTGGTTGGAACGCCGAATGGGATGCTTTTTGGGATGCATCTGTACTACATAATGAAAACGGTTGGACGGCAGAACTTCGTATCCCATTTTCAAGTTTACGATTTGAAAGCAAGGATGGGAATGTGGAAATGGGATTGATCCTATGGCGCTACCTGGCACGCAATGTCGAATACAATGTCTATCCTGCTATTCCAAACAAATGGCAAAACAGCGCAGTGAAGCCCAGCCAGGCCCTGGATATTAAATTTGAGAAAATCTCCTCTCAAACGCCATTATACATTAAGCCATATGCCATTGGTGGTCTTAACAAATCCAACACTTTGCGAGAGGATGAATCTGCTTACGATCTGAATAAAGATTGGAAAAAAGACATTGGGCTGGATGTTAAGTATAATATTACCAGTAACCTCATCCTGGACCTCACAGTAAATACCGATTTTGCCCAGGTCGAGGTAGACGACCAACGCATCAACACAACTCGGTTTTCACTCTTCTTTCCGGAGAAGCGTGATTTTTTTCAGGAGCGTGCTGATTTGTTTACCTACAGATTTCCTGGAGGACGGCAACGGTTATTCCAGAGTCGGCGAATTGGTATTGTTGATGGGCAACAGGTTCCCATTCTGGGCGGTGTTCGATTGACTGGGAGAATAGGTGGTTGGGAAATGGGATTGATTGAAATGCAGGCCGATAAGGCAGTTGTTGATAATACAGAAATCCGCACGGAAAACTTTGGTGTTTTTCGTTTAAGGCGTGAAGTCTTTGAACGAGGTTCCTTTATCGGTGGTTTGTTAACTTCACGAACCGGACCTGATGGAAATCACAATACCGCCATAGGATTGGATGGAGATATTCGAGTAATAGGTCAGCAATACTTAAAAGTTCACTTTAGTCAAAGTTATGAGAATAATGTTGATCTTTCGAAAACCTGGTATGCTTCCGTTACCTTGCAGCGTCGTATTCGCAGGGGATTTTCTTTCGGTACATCGGCTTCTCATTATGGCTCTTAATTTAATCCCGGGCTGGGATTTTTAACCCGGAATGGCGTAGACCGGTTTGGAACCAGGCTGCAATATACCTGGTTTCCGGGGACAAAAAATAAGTTACAAAATCATACACTTACCAATAGAACCAGTTTCGTGTGGGATGCGACTTCAACCCGCGAATTAGAGACGTTCGACAGCCAGTTCAATTGGAATGGATTATTTAAATCAGGAGCTACTGCTCGTGCTTCAGTTCGCCATCGCCGTGAGTTGATTCGGGAATCTTTTAGTGTTGGTGATGTTGAGATCATTCCTGGTTTATACAATTTTCAATTGGCTGAACTTGGCTTTGGCTCGACTACTGGTAACGATTTCAGAGTAAATTTGCGAGCAACTGCCGGCGAATATTTTGGTGGAAACCAGTATCGAGCTGTTCTCTCACCCTCGTGGACGATAGATGAACATCTTGCGTTTACATTCGATTACGAATACAATCGAATAGAGGTTGATCAAAAGTTATTTAAGGCACATCTAACCAGGATGCGAATTCGGACATCTATAAATCATGCATTGACAATTAATTCTTTTATTCAATTTAACAGTGAAATCTCTGAACTGGCCGTGAATGTCCGCTTGCGATATAATCCTTCCGAGGGCAGTGACCCTTACCTGGTTTATAACGAGAACATCAACACATCATTAAATCCTGATGACGACCTTTTACCGCGTTTGCCACGCAGTCAGAATAGGGCAGTCTTGCTCAAGTTTTCACATACTTTTGTTAGATAGAGTTTGAATAGTACCCTTGAAAACTTGTCTTAATCTTATTTATTTTTGGAAGTCAATCCAAAATTCTTGTATGCCTTTTCAGCAATCGTTTCACCAATACTGATGGAAGCAGTGGCAGCAGGAGAGGGGGCGTTAAGAACGTGGATCATTCTCTCTGACTCCATGATTTGGAAATCATCAATCAGATGTCCATCTGGACTAATTGCCATGGCGCGAACACCGGATCTTGCACGAACTATATCCTTTGAAGTTATTTCAGGAATGAGTTTTTGTAAAGCTTTTACAAAGGCTCGTTTGCTAAAGGAACGGTTAAACTCGGCTAGTCCGGTTTTCCAATATTTTCCGGCCATCCGCTGAAAGCCCTTGTAAGTTAATATTTCAAAAGTATCTGATAGAGAAAAGCTGAATCGGCTGTAGCCTTCTCTTTTTAAAGCAAGGACTGCATTGGGTCCGGACTCAATACCACCATTTATCATCCTGGTAAAATGGACGCCCAAGAACGGGTATCGAATATCGGGAACCGGGTAGACCAGGTTTTTAACGAGGTATTCGCTTTCTTGAGTTAGTTTAAAATATTCCCCACGAAAGGGAATTATTTTAAGGTCGGGTTCCTGACCACAAATTTGTGCTACTTTGTCTGAATAGAGACCGGCACAATTGATCAAATACTTGCATGCAAAATCACCGGCGGTTGTCGTAAGATTTAATTGAGGGGGTTCAACTTTGACTTGAATAAGTTTTGCATTTGTTTGGATCTCTCCACCGAACTGTTCAAACAATGCTGTATATTTTTTTGCTACCTCTTGAAAATCAACGATACCGGTATCGGGAATCAACAGAGCTGCAATCCCTTCAGCATGAGGTTCAAACTCTTTCAGCTCATTTTTGTCAAGTTTCCTGATCCCATGTAATCCATTTGCAATTCCTTTTTTTTGCAGTTCCGTTAATATATTCAATTCGTCCTGGTTTGTTGCGATAACGAGTTTGCCGCATCGTTCATACGGAATGTTATGCTGTTCACAAAAATCATATAGTTTCTTACGCCCCGCAACACAATTGATTGCACGCAGAGAACCTGGTTGATAATAAAGTCCGGAATGAATGACTCCGCTGTTGTGGCCCGATTGGTGTTGTGCAATTTTATCTTCCGCTTCCAGGACAAGCACGGAATTTTTGCCGCGATCCGCCAATTTCATAGCGGTAGCCAATCCTACGATTCCGGCGCCGATAATTGCAATGTCATATTGTGTACCAGTCATAATAAATCCTTAAAGATAATTGGTGATTCATTTCTAAAATTCAAAGTTAATTCCCGGCAAAGAAGGTTGCTCCACACCTCAAATCTTACTGCTGTTGTTATTCCATTATTATCTGGCGATAAAGACTTTTGTGCGATTGCGTTGCATACTTTACTGTGTCGAATTGTACGATATTAGACAATCAGTGCAACAACCAGGACTTCTTCTGGATGATTTTTGAATCCCTCTGCGCAAAAGCAGGGGATAAGGCAATAGCCAATTTTGTAAATGTTATGATTTGGAACGATTGAGTTTGAGCTTTCCATAGCATTTCTTATCTTTAATTGAAGGTAAATTAGTCAAAAGGTGCAAATATTGTAAAGAGATTTCAAGGATTTCGAAGTGGTTTGGAAAGTTTATTTTCTGATAGAAGTTTGGGTTCTGGTAATAAAAAGTCACAATCTACTTTCAACTTCGTTTTAAATAAAAAGATAGTAAAATTGCTAATGTCGAGATTTTCGGTTATCTTTTAAAAATCGATACGTTAAGAATACCCTAATATTTGATATTTGTACAGAATGTAAATCCTATGAATATTACAGAGTTATCCAAACTTGTAGAAGACGCTAAATCTGGCAATAGAAAAGCGCTTGAGGCAGTTTGTCGAATTCTGGAAAGCGAAATAAAAATCATTCTTCGTCAAAAGATCTCGGACCTTGAACTTGTCAATGATTTGTCTCAGGAAACATATTTGCGTTTAATTAAGGGCATTCAAGATATTAAAGAACCTGTTAAAATCAGGAATTTTGTTGCCAAGATGACTTTATATACCTTGAATGATTACTTTCGCAATCATGCTAAATGGAAAAAGATCCTAATTCGAGAGGATGTTCATTTGTCTGATTCAAGGATATTCTACAAGAAAGAGGAAGTTGATGATAGCGAGCTGTTCAATAAACTTGCTGTTGAGGAAGCCATTAATAAGATTCCTGAACAGAAAGACAAGCGTTTATTCGAACTGAAATTACAAGGGAAAAACTACGAGGACATTTCCAGTGAATTGTCCATTTCAATAGGCTCAGCAAAGATGAGGTTCAAAAGAACCCTTGAATTTTTGAAAGCTAAGCTAAGCGGATGAATTTATCTCGATCAACAATTCCATTTACCCGATTTTATGAGAAATAAATGAGCGATAAAAAGCCAACTAATGACTTACTCGCTCGATATGCAATCTATCTTGCTGCTAAAGAAATGGATGTAAGTATTGAGGATAGCCGTATTTCCGTAGACGAAATCAGAAATGTAGAACACCAGATTTCAACTAATCCTGAATTATCCGAATATATAAGTTTCTTGCAACAAAACTATATAAACCTTTATCAGAATTTGGATGAGTCTCAGGTAGGCCATATCACTATCAAACCTATCAAAAAAAAATACATTACTCTAATTTCGCATCGGTTTAAATCACCGATAATGCGATATGCTTCAGCAGCTATTGTAATGCTGTTTCTTACAATTATTTCGTTGCCTTTAATAAGCAAGATGGTCACACCAGGCACTTATCCCATCGTTCAGGAAAGTCTTGACATCGTGCTTCCAGTTTTACGAGGTGAAAGTGGTTTTCCCTTGGAGTCTGGTAAAGATTTGTTTAATAAGGGACTGTATTTCGAAGCAATCAACTCATTTAGTAATGAATTTCAAAAAATTAAAAAAGATAATGAAAATGAAACAGTCATTTTTGCTTATTACTTGGGTCTAACTTATCTGAAACAAGCTCAACAATCAACGTTTAGCCTCTTCACAAGATATCATTCGGCTTATCTGGATAGTTCATTCAGATATCTCGAGCTTGCGCGTCTAACGGT includes these proteins:
- the lhgO gene encoding L-2-hydroxyglutarate oxidase; the encoded protein is MTGTQYDIAIIGAGIVGLATAMKLADRGKNSVLVLEAEDKIAQHQSGHNSGVIHSGLYYQPGSLRAINCVAGRKKLYDFCEQHNIPYERCGKLVIATNQDELNILTELQKKGIANGLHGIRKLDKNELKEFEPHAEGIAALLIPDTGIVDFQEVAKKYTALFEQFGGEIQTNAKLIQVKVEPPQLNLTTTAGDFACKYLINCAGLYSDKVAQICGQEPDLKIIPFRGEYFKLTQESEYLVKNLVYPVPDIRYPFLGVHFTRMINGGIESGPNAVLALKREGYSRFSFSLSDTFEILTYKGFQRMAGKYWKTGLAEFNRSFSKRAFVKALQKLIPEITSKDIVRARSGVRAMAISPDGHLIDDFQIMESERMIHVLNAPSPAATASISIGETIAEKAYKNFGLTSKNK
- a CDS encoding carbohydrate binding family 9 domain-containing protein; the protein is MIKIDGKLDEPVWQQAVPIESWYRQTPNEGAEPSQKTIMRLVYDNEYIYLSAQVYESNISEILARTLERDSYSPGQDAICILLDTYNDDRTAYGFIVTPAGVRTDVTVANDGEGFGRGWNAEWDAFWDASVLHNENGWTAELRIPFSSLRFESKDGNVEMGLILWRYLARNVEYNVYPAIPNKWQNSAVKPSQALDIKFEKISSQTPLYIKPYAIGGLNKSNTLREDESAYDLNKDWKKDIGLDVKYNITSNLILDLTVNTDFAQVEVDDQRINTTRFSLFFPEKRDFFQERADLFTYRFPGGRQRLFQSRRIGIVDGQQVPILGGVRLTGRIGGWEMGLIEMQADKAVVDNTEIRTENFGVFRLRREVFERGSFIGGLLTSRTGPDGNHNTAIGLDGDIRVIGQQYLKVHFSQSYENNVDLSKTWYASVTLQRRIRRGFSFGTSASHYGS
- a CDS encoding D-aminoacylase translates to MRNPVKSSTSIVQCFTFPSLLRYILITFLITLTEQALPQEKYGTIIRNGRVLDGSGNPWFRTDIGIKGDRIAALGNLDDAQAEREIDASGLYVAPGFIDSHSHTSGGLTSEDRSHAQPLLAQGITTVFINPDGGGPVDIEKQKGDLLKHGLGINAAQLVPHGSIRRQVMGMVDRLPTETELEQMRDLVRKGMKAGAFGLSSGPFYAPGSYSDTRELVELAKIASEYGGVYTSHIRDESNYTIGVVAAVDEVIQIAREASLPGIVTHIKVLGPPVWGYSMAVVRRIDRARKQDLEIYADQYPYIASSTGLGAALLPRWAQAGGRDSLIARFENPATMAKIITEMMENLARRGGADRILFRRFQPDPAIEGRTLAEVADDWQMNPVEASIKMFRKGGPSIISFNMNEDDVKTFMVQSWTMTSSDGAYPKWGEGVPHPRAFGTFPRKIHKYVLEENVLELPAAIRSMTSLPAQVFRLWNRGVIRQGAYADLVIFDLDKLRDRATFTEPYHLSEGMVHVFVNGQAAILDGEFTDVMSGRVLSR
- a CDS encoding RNA polymerase sigma factor, with the translated sequence MNITELSKLVEDAKSGNRKALEAVCRILESEIKIILRQKISDLELVNDLSQETYLRLIKGIQDIKEPVKIRNFVAKMTLYTLNDYFRNHAKWKKILIREDVHLSDSRIFYKKEEVDDSELFNKLAVEEAINKIPEQKDKRLFELKLQGKNYEDISSELSISIGSAKMRFKRTLEFLKAKLSG
- a CDS encoding glycerol-3-phosphate acyltransferase, whose amino-acid sequence is MSKEIIFIFLSYLLGCFSTGYYLVRLLNADDIRNHGSHATGATNVGRKYGKIGFIITLLGDAAKGAIVVWAAFYFELTEIAVILVILAVVAGHNWPIQLKFSGGKGIATAAGAILVFNYQLLIVLLVLFGIVYFIFRKYTLSGLIIIVLTPIVYLTFDPTLINELGITALILIILIAHRNSIRDLVRLLHKK
- a CDS encoding tetratricopeptide repeat protein, translating into MIFITSIKKTSIILYGLMLLYTVPSHSFQESTNFASTVSSGKKALMGQNYDMALETFNQGHQSAIEMNDIKWQASFLFYMAVTKQQQAKHLIVKQDQKSILLEAVDLYKKLLDVQPNTGSALNNLAQIYNQLGKMDEAGKSYELAIESDDSRKSFYAHNYADFLRENEKKSKAIQYYQIAVEGQPGDVKAQEELVKAYISAKSPEIFPHLWQSMKDGRILQAQEFVLDALLSNGWKKDDKIELLTILAVSLSKQFYDPQNFKASDTGKILKTIFGDQAISAGIEELFVLHDTAKHEPYDFNWWQKGKTWQEAPRGIWRFEAFRMLSKSIGKWYQQNKNPRLAKDYYLLSGVFRYDDLDPDAFLRCADLYIANDNLDDLKNMIEEYGSLLFEGKGAAYRDSDLLKIYKYHSALGVIYTNLKIWGNSRTPASAIFQLENARSIASRYNRSIENKKEVIQIEPRLINYLADGYNATNQPNKAFQLRLTAADEYLKMKNKKNAEQVLKDIEPPPGILEKDIKRYQKLIKTIQVKQLNLKEIKNNRP